One genomic window of Entelurus aequoreus isolate RoL-2023_Sb linkage group LG07, RoL_Eaeq_v1.1, whole genome shotgun sequence includes the following:
- the uckl1a gene encoding LOW QUALITY PROTEIN: uridine-cytidine kinase-like 1a (The sequence of the model RefSeq protein was modified relative to this genomic sequence to represent the inferred CDS: deleted 1 base in 1 codon), with protein MCQGKMDNNRLSSEADRTLLDCAGARISGCWSLRSDSSGSGEDSLDRLLPPAGAPRRKSTTSLSKTEPPLLRTGTRTIYTAGRPPWYDEHGAQSKEAFVIGLCGGSASGKTTVANKIIEALDVPWVVLLSMDSFYKDLYPEEQALAASNDYNFDHPGAFDFELLVATLRKLKQGKSVKIPVYDFTTHRRQKDWKNVYGASVIIFEGIMAFADKDLLQLLDMKIFVDTDSDIRLVRRLRRDITERMRDIEGVIKQYNKFVKPAFEQYIEPAMRLADIVVPRGGCNMVAIDLIVQHVHSQLEERELSVRALLASAQQTQPLPQTLSVLEGTPQVKGLHTIIRNKETSRDEFIFYSKRLMRLLIEHALTFLSSQPCKVQTPQGHEYEGHRFGGKGITGVSILRAGETMEPALRAVCKDVRIGKILIQTNLDSGEPELHYLRLPKDISEDHVILMDSTVSTGAAAMMAVRVLLDHEVQEEKILLVSLLMAELGVQSVAYAFPKVKIITTAVDKDLDDSLHVIPGIGDFGDRYFGTDDSDRWSDEEDQEQPSY; from the exons ATGTGCCAAGGCAAGATGGACAACAACAGGTTGTCATCCGAAGCGGATAGAACCTTACTGGACTGTGCAGGTGCCAGAATCTCTGGCTGTTGGTCTCTGAGGTCCGACTCCAG CGGGAGCGGAGAGGACTCGTTGGACCGGCTCCTGCCCCCCGCGGGCGCACCCCGCAGAAAGAGCACTACTTCGCTGAGTAAAACAGAGCCCCCCTTGCTTCGCACAGGCACTCGCACAATCTACACCGCTGGCCGACCTCCCTGGTACGATGAGCATGGAGCGCAGTCCAAAGAGGCCTTTGTCATCG GGTTATGTGGGGGCAGTGCCTCAGGGAAGACGACCGTAGCCAATAAAATCATTGAGGCTCTCGATGTGCCCTGGGTGGTGCTACTGTCCATGGATTCCTTCTACAAG GATTTATATCCCGAGGAACAAGCCTTGGCCGCAAGTAACGATTACAACTTCGATCATCCGGGGGCCTTCGACTTTGAGCTGCTGGTTGCCACCCTGCGGAAGCTGAAGCAAGGAAAAAGTGTGAAGATCCCTGTGTATGACTTCACCACCCACAGACGACAAAAAGACTGG AAGAACGTATATGGTGCAAGTGTAATCATATTTGAAGGAATCATGGCTTTTGCAGATAAAGATCTTCTTCAG CTCCTGGACATGAAAATCTTTGTGGACACAGATTCAGACATCCGACTGGTCCGTCGCCTCCGTAGGGATATCACAGAGCGCATGCGGGATATCGAAGGTGTCATCAAGCAATACAACAAGTTTGTAAAGCCAGCCTTTGAGCAGTACATCGAGCCAGCCATGAGACTGGCCGACATCGTTGTGCCACGAG GGGGCTGCAATATGGTGGCCATCGATCTGATAGTCCAA CATGTGCACAGTCAACTGGAGGAG CGTGAGCTCAGTGTCAG GGCGCTTCTAGCATCCGCTCAGCAGACACAACCACTGCCACAGACGCTCAGTGTGTTGGAGGGCACGCCACAAGTCAAAGGCCTCCACACCATCATCAG GAATAAAGAAACCAGCAGGGATGAGTTCATCTTCTACTCAAAGAGATTGATGCGCCTTCTTATAGAACATGCACTTACCTTTTTGTCATCACAG CCTTGCAAGGTTCAGACACCACAGGGCCATGAGTATGAGGGCCACAGATTTGGAGGTAAAGGG ATTACTGGTGTGTCCATTCTGCGGGCAGGAGAGACCATGGAGCCCGCCCTGAGGGCTGTGTGCAAGGATGTGCGTATTGGCAAGATCCTCATCCAGACCAACCTGGACTCAGGAGAACCCGAG CTACATTACCTGCGTCTGCCCAAAGACATCAGCGAAGATCATGTCATCTTAATGGACAGCACTGTGTCGACTGGTGCAGCAGCCATGATGGCAGTGCGAGTACTTCTG GACCACGAAGTGCAGGAGGAGAAAATCCTGCTGGTGTCGCTGCTGATGGCAGAGCTTGGTGTGCAGTCTGTGGCCTACGCCTTCCCAAAGGTTAAAATCATCACCACAGCCGTGGACAAGGACCTTGACGACTCTTTACACGTCATCCCCGGTATCG GGGACTTTGGGGACCGCTACTTTGGGACGGATGACTCTGACAGATGGAGTGATGAAGAGGATCAAGAACAGCCATCATACTGA